From Enhydrobacter sp., the proteins below share one genomic window:
- a CDS encoding AAA family ATPase, with amino-acid sequence MSEQNENIWPPRHPRFRSHPAPIKRVAANDLIARALPPRAMILEPVLSSKSLALVYGPRGIGKTFLGLGIAWAAASGESFLKWRAPQPRRVLYVDGEMAVGDIQQRLAHLGAAPPMLEFMLADLNRGPLPDLSQEEGQNQFEESWDGARPDLLVLDNLASLVGIRNDDVDSWTGLQRWLLKLRRLGMAVLMIHHANKQGRPRGTSRREDLLDIVIGLRRPGDWQPEQGARFELHFEKARGLHGEAAEPIEARVETDEAGVLRWCWQPAHISDLHRVAALLKDGLNPNQIARELGIPRATTYRMRKRAMEMGLIERR; translated from the coding sequence ATGTCCGAACAAAACGAGAACATTTGGCCCCCAAGGCACCCGCGATTCCGCAGCCATCCAGCCCCCATCAAGCGCGTCGCTGCCAACGATCTGATCGCGCGTGCCCTGCCGCCGCGAGCGATGATCCTGGAGCCGGTGCTGTCGTCGAAGAGCCTGGCGCTCGTCTACGGGCCGCGCGGCATCGGCAAGACCTTCCTCGGTCTCGGCATCGCCTGGGCCGCCGCCTCGGGCGAAAGCTTCCTGAAGTGGCGCGCCCCGCAGCCGCGCCGCGTGCTCTACGTCGACGGCGAGATGGCGGTGGGCGACATCCAGCAGCGGCTCGCCCATCTCGGCGCGGCGCCGCCGATGCTCGAGTTCATGCTGGCCGATCTCAACCGTGGCCCCCTTCCCGACCTCAGCCAGGAAGAAGGCCAGAACCAATTTGAGGAGAGCTGGGACGGCGCGCGCCCCGACTTGCTGGTGCTCGACAATCTCGCGAGCCTTGTCGGCATACGCAACGACGACGTCGACAGCTGGACCGGGCTGCAGCGCTGGCTCCTGAAGCTGCGGCGCCTCGGCATGGCCGTGCTGATGATCCATCACGCCAACAAGCAGGGCCGCCCGCGCGGCACCAGCCGGCGCGAGGACCTGCTCGACATCGTCATCGGCCTGCGGCGGCCGGGCGACTGGCAGCCCGAGCAAGGCGCGCGCTTCGAGCTGCATTTCGAGAAAGCGCGCGGCCTGCATGGCGAAGCCGCCGAACCGATCGAGGCGCGCGTGGAGACCGACGAGGCCGGCGTGCTGCGCTGGTGCTGGCAGCCCGCACACATCAGCGACCTTCACCGCGTCGCCGCCCTGCTCAAGGACGGCCTCAATCCCAACCAGATCGCCAGGGAACTCGGCATCCCGCGCGCCACGACCTACCGGATGCGCAAGCGGGCGATGGAGATGGGGTTGATTGAGAGGCGCTAG
- the arsJ gene encoding organoarsenical effux MFS transporter ArsJ: MAPAVRDYLIVTASYWGFTLVDGALRMLVLLHFFQLGYSPFTLAFLFLLYEFAGIVANLLGGWLAVRFGIPRMLAVGQFLQIAGLVMLSALDPSWTAAASVVWVVAAQGIAGLAKDFTKTASKSAIKATAAEDSGQLFKWVAWLTGSKNAMKGLGFFVGGLLLEVIGFAPALWLMAALIGAILLAGLVLLPRQFGKAKASKTMRELFAKSRGVNLLATARIFLFGARDVWFVVGLPVFLYAAGWRFVEVGAFLAAWTIAYGGVQSVAPALVTRSADGLSREVPNARLWTGLLVAVPVALAALLQDPNLWRPDLVLAIGLALFGLPFAVNSALHSYLILAYAGSEKAAEDVGFYYAANAVGRLIGILLSGALYQVGGVTACLLGSAAMLIACWVISFLLPGQVGRGASRYF, encoded by the coding sequence ATGGCGCCGGCGGTCCGCGACTATCTGATCGTGACGGCCTCCTACTGGGGCTTCACCCTGGTCGACGGCGCGTTGCGCATGTTGGTCCTGCTGCACTTCTTCCAGCTCGGCTACTCGCCCTTCACGCTCGCCTTCCTGTTCCTGCTCTACGAGTTCGCCGGCATCGTCGCCAACCTGCTTGGTGGCTGGCTGGCCGTGCGCTTCGGCATTCCGCGCATGTTGGCCGTCGGCCAGTTCCTCCAGATCGCCGGCCTCGTCATGCTGTCGGCGCTCGATCCGTCGTGGACCGCGGCCGCCTCGGTGGTATGGGTGGTGGCCGCCCAAGGTATCGCCGGTCTTGCCAAGGATTTCACCAAGACGGCATCGAAGTCGGCGATCAAGGCGACGGCGGCCGAGGACTCGGGACAGCTCTTCAAGTGGGTCGCCTGGCTCACCGGTTCGAAGAACGCGATGAAGGGACTGGGCTTCTTCGTCGGCGGCCTGCTGCTGGAGGTGATCGGCTTCGCGCCGGCGCTGTGGCTGATGGCGGCTCTGATCGGTGCGATCCTGCTGGCTGGCCTCGTGCTGTTGCCGCGCCAGTTCGGCAAGGCGAAGGCATCGAAGACCATGCGCGAGCTGTTCGCCAAGTCGCGCGGGGTGAACTTGCTGGCGACGGCGCGCATCTTCCTGTTCGGCGCGCGCGACGTCTGGTTCGTGGTCGGCCTGCCGGTGTTCCTCTACGCCGCCGGCTGGCGCTTCGTCGAGGTCGGCGCCTTCCTCGCCGCCTGGACCATTGCCTATGGCGGTGTGCAGTCGGTGGCGCCGGCGCTGGTGACGCGCAGCGCTGACGGCCTGAGCCGCGAGGTCCCGAATGCGCGCCTGTGGACGGGCCTGCTCGTCGCCGTCCCGGTGGCGCTGGCGGCGCTGTTGCAGGATCCCAACCTCTGGCGCCCTGACCTCGTGCTGGCGATCGGGCTCGCGTTGTTCGGCCTGCCGTTTGCGGTGAACTCCGCGCTGCACTCCTATCTGATCCTGGCCTATGCCGGTTCGGAGAAAGCCGCCGAGGATGTCGGCTTCTACTATGCCGCCAACGCTGTCGGCCGCCTGATCGGCATCCTGCTCTCTGGCGCGCTTTATCAAGTGGGCGGCGTGACGGCCTGCCTGTTGGGTTCGGCCGCCATGCTGATCGCCTGCTGGGTGATCAGTTTCCTGCTGCCCGGCCAAGTGGGCAGAGGTGCGTCTCGCTATTTCTAA
- a CDS encoding MFS transporter, with translation MDKRSAARLVAIVCAAQVFVQLGAGYWPVLLPEMMERWQLTNSEAGWITSSFYATYMVSVPVLVTLTDRIDAKRVYLFGVGCTAVAHLAFGLLAEGFWSALALRGLAGIGWAGTYMTGLKLLADQVDARMMSRAVTGHAASIGISGAASYVLGELIAQHFGWRLAFASAGLTAAIAWLTVTLAVPGRPPPARPAASQGRPAPALFDFRPVLANRSAFAYSLAYCVHTLEMNALRGWGVAFLAWVAARSGQAGDLVSPAVVVTVLGLLGTLTSVLGNEASIRFGRRRLVATAMTLSILVGASVGFLGSMGYWIAVGLIVFYGVVIWLDSSSLTAGAAGAADPARRGATLAVHSMLGYAGGFVGPLAIGWTLDLSGGMSPLGWGLSFLVIAVLMAGALVAFLIIRPRELEGDRGR, from the coding sequence ATGGACAAGCGTTCCGCCGCCCGCCTCGTCGCCATCGTCTGCGCCGCGCAGGTCTTCGTGCAGCTCGGCGCCGGCTACTGGCCGGTGCTGCTGCCGGAGATGATGGAGCGCTGGCAGCTCACCAACAGCGAGGCCGGCTGGATCACGTCCTCGTTCTACGCCACCTACATGGTCTCGGTGCCGGTGCTGGTGACTCTCACCGACCGCATCGACGCCAAGCGTGTCTACCTGTTCGGCGTCGGCTGCACCGCCGTGGCGCATCTCGCCTTCGGTTTGCTGGCCGAGGGTTTCTGGTCGGCGCTCGCCTTGCGCGGCCTGGCCGGCATCGGCTGGGCCGGTACCTACATGACCGGCCTGAAGCTTCTGGCCGACCAGGTCGACGCCAGGATGATGTCGCGGGCCGTCACCGGACATGCCGCCTCGATCGGCATCTCGGGGGCGGCGTCCTATGTGTTGGGCGAGCTCATCGCGCAGCACTTCGGCTGGCGCCTCGCCTTCGCCAGCGCCGGCCTCACCGCGGCCATTGCCTGGCTCACCGTGACCCTCGCCGTTCCCGGCCGTCCGCCGCCGGCCAGGCCCGCCGCGAGCCAGGGCAGGCCGGCGCCGGCGCTGTTCGACTTCCGGCCCGTGCTCGCCAACCGATCGGCCTTCGCCTATTCGCTGGCCTACTGCGTGCACACGCTCGAGATGAACGCGCTGCGCGGCTGGGGTGTCGCCTTCCTCGCCTGGGTCGCGGCCCGCAGTGGCCAAGCCGGCGACCTCGTCTCGCCCGCCGTGGTCGTCACCGTGCTGGGGCTGCTCGGCACGCTCACCTCGGTGCTGGGCAACGAAGCCTCGATCCGCTTCGGCCGCCGCCGCCTGGTGGCGACGGCGATGACGCTGTCGATCCTGGTCGGCGCCTCGGTCGGCTTCCTCGGCTCGATGGGCTACTGGATCGCGGTCGGGCTGATCGTCTTCTACGGCGTCGTGATCTGGCTCGACTCGTCGTCGCTCACCGCCGGAGCCGCCGGCGCCGCCGATCCCGCGCGCCGCGGCGCCACGCTCGCGGTGCACTCGATGCTGGGCTACGCTGGCGGCTTCGTCGGCCCCTTGGCGATCGGCTGGACGCTCGATCTCTCGGGCGGCATGTCGCCGCTCGGATGGGGCCTGTCGTTCCTCGTGATCGCCGTGCTGATGGCGGGCGCGCTGGTGGCGTTCCTGATCATCCGGCCGAGGGAGCTGGAAGGGGATCGAGGCAGGTGA
- a CDS encoding NAD(P)-binding domain-containing protein, whose amino-acid sequence MSEAVATKTVAILGAGPVGLAAAAHVLERGMEPIVLEAGPTVGHAVRQWSHVQVFSPWEYNIDKAAERLLAETGWNKPQPDHYPTGAELLERYLEPLATRTRLKNHIRTRSLVTGIGRVGFDKVKSKGREAAPFEIRYQNGRGPERLRADAVIDATGTWFSPNPAGANGLPAVGEHQAQERVSYGMPDVLGRERARYAGKVVAVLGSGHSAIGTLIDLARLKDAEPDTELLWLLRGDAPEKAFGGGANDQLAARGALGTAFAALVGSGKLKVETGFRVSSISREGDRLRVASASACCEQSVTVDELVVSTGFRPDLDFLRELRLSLDPALECPPELAPLIDPNLHSCGTVRPHGAKELAQPEPGFYFAGMKSYGRAPTFLMLTGYEQVRSIAAEIAGDHEAARKVELVLPETGVCNGPGPSLDGKEVASGCCGPAVQPVEPVSGCCAPGKQAV is encoded by the coding sequence ATGAGTGAGGCAGTTGCCACTAAGACGGTCGCCATCTTGGGCGCCGGGCCCGTCGGCCTGGCCGCCGCGGCCCATGTTCTCGAGCGCGGCATGGAGCCGATCGTTCTGGAGGCGGGACCGACGGTCGGCCATGCGGTGCGCCAGTGGAGCCACGTCCAGGTCTTCTCGCCCTGGGAGTACAACATCGACAAGGCGGCTGAGCGGCTGCTGGCCGAGACCGGCTGGAACAAGCCGCAGCCCGACCACTACCCGACCGGCGCCGAACTGCTCGAACGATATCTCGAGCCGCTGGCCACGCGCACCCGGCTCAAGAATCACATCCGCACCAGGAGCCTGGTGACGGGCATCGGTCGCGTCGGCTTCGACAAGGTCAAGAGCAAGGGCCGTGAGGCCGCGCCGTTCGAAATCCGCTACCAGAACGGCCGTGGCCCGGAGCGCCTGCGCGCCGATGCCGTGATCGATGCGACCGGCACCTGGTTCTCGCCCAACCCGGCCGGTGCCAACGGCCTGCCCGCGGTCGGCGAGCACCAGGCCCAGGAACGCGTTTCCTACGGCATGCCGGACGTGCTCGGGCGCGAGCGCGCGCGTTATGCCGGCAAGGTGGTGGCGGTGCTGGGCTCGGGCCACTCGGCGATCGGCACGCTGATCGATCTCGCCAGGCTCAAGGACGCCGAGCCCGACACCGAGCTGCTGTGGCTGCTGCGTGGCGATGCGCCGGAAAAGGCGTTCGGCGGCGGCGCCAACGACCAGCTCGCCGCGCGCGGCGCGCTCGGCACCGCCTTCGCCGCTCTCGTCGGCAGCGGCAAGCTGAAGGTCGAGACCGGCTTCCGCGTCTCGTCGATCAGCCGCGAGGGCGATCGCCTGCGCGTCGCCTCGGCCTCGGCCTGCTGCGAGCAGTCGGTGACGGTCGACGAGCTGGTGGTGTCGACCGGCTTCCGGCCGGACCTCGACTTCCTGCGCGAGCTGCGGCTGTCGCTCGATCCGGCGCTCGAATGCCCGCCCGAACTCGCGCCGCTGATCGATCCCAACCTGCACAGCTGCGGCACGGTGCGACCGCACGGCGCGAAGGAGCTCGCCCAGCCCGAACCCGGCTTCTACTTCGCCGGCATGAAGAGCTACGGTCGCGCGCCGACCTTCCTCATGCTGACGGGCTACGAGCAGGTGCGCTCGATCGCCGCCGAGATCGCGGGCGACCACGAGGCGGCGCGCAAGGTCGAGTTGGTGCTGCCCGAGACCGGCGTGTGCAACGGTCCCGGTCCGTCGCTTGACGGCAAGGAGGTCGCGTCGGGCTGCTGCGGTCCGGCGGTCCAGCCCGTCGAGCCGGTCAGCGGCTGCTGCGCGCCCGGCAAGCAGGCCGTGTGA
- a CDS encoding type II toxin-antitoxin system prevent-host-death family antitoxin, with the protein MDEPVSAADASRKFRLLLRRIRKGKSYVVTSRGKPIARLVPASKQDGVAAGARTRLLSRLEKQPAPLTRRWRRDELYEDDR; encoded by the coding sequence ATGGATGAGCCTGTCTCAGCCGCTGACGCCAGCCGCAAGTTCCGTCTGCTTCTGCGCCGGATTCGGAAGGGAAAAAGTTACGTTGTGACCAGCCGCGGGAAGCCCATTGCACGGCTGGTCCCCGCAAGTAAACAAGATGGGGTGGCAGCCGGTGCGCGGACGAGGTTGCTGTCCCGCCTCGAAAAGCAGCCTGCACCGCTCACGAGACGATGGAGGCGCGACGAGCTCTACGAAGATGATCGGTGA
- a CDS encoding TauD/TfdA family dioxygenase, protein MEGSTRPVPAMPPGPIGGSFAWSASAYHDYDSWAFHLSAQEVDEIERAAAATKSAGLDIRRIEKGDFPLPGLAPRLAGLRRRVLDELGFGYLRGLPVERWDPDFRMRVYWGLSRHIGDPVAQNRNGHLIGHVIDIGTSVADVNKRITQTNAELSFHVDSCDVVALLCLATSQSGGESAIVSGVAVHDEMMRTRPDLCAALYGPIPMDRRGEVPAGGQGWYEMPLFHWHKSSFTGFAPVRQYVESVQRFPEAPKVTPLLAEALDVFYALCDDPRFCLKIPFQPGDIQYLHNHVVFHARTAYVDHPPPRPRRHLMRLWLSASDGRELPPALLAKWPAIERGQRRGGAVIAPDKEWIVPLEPETPAYG, encoded by the coding sequence ATGGAGGGCTCGACGCGTCCCGTCCCGGCGATGCCGCCGGGGCCGATCGGCGGCTCCTTCGCCTGGTCGGCGAGCGCCTATCACGACTACGACTCCTGGGCCTTCCATTTGAGCGCCCAGGAGGTCGACGAAATCGAGCGTGCGGCCGCGGCGACAAAGTCGGCCGGCCTCGACATCCGCCGGATCGAGAAGGGCGACTTCCCGCTGCCCGGTCTCGCGCCTCGCCTCGCCGGCCTGCGTCGGCGGGTGCTGGACGAGCTGGGCTTCGGTTACCTGCGCGGGCTGCCGGTCGAGCGCTGGGATCCCGACTTCCGCATGCGCGTCTACTGGGGCCTGTCGCGCCACATCGGCGATCCGGTGGCGCAGAACCGCAACGGCCACCTGATCGGCCATGTCATCGACATCGGCACCTCGGTCGCCGACGTCAACAAGCGCATCACCCAGACCAACGCCGAGCTCTCCTTTCACGTCGATTCCTGCGATGTAGTCGCGCTGCTCTGCCTCGCCACCTCGCAGTCGGGTGGCGAGAGCGCCATCGTGAGCGGCGTCGCCGTGCATGACGAAATGATGCGCACGCGGCCCGACCTCTGCGCCGCGCTCTACGGGCCGATCCCGATGGACCGCCGCGGCGAGGTGCCGGCGGGCGGCCAGGGCTGGTACGAGATGCCATTGTTCCATTGGCACAAGAGTTCGTTCACCGGCTTCGCCCCGGTGCGCCAGTACGTCGAATCGGTGCAGCGCTTTCCCGAGGCGCCCAAGGTGACGCCGCTGCTCGCCGAGGCGCTCGACGTCTTCTACGCGCTCTGCGACGACCCGCGTTTCTGCCTCAAGATCCCGTTCCAGCCCGGCGACATCCAGTACCTGCACAACCACGTCGTGTTCCACGCCCGCACCGCCTATGTCGACCATCCGCCGCCGCGGCCGAGACGCCACCTGATGCGGCTCTGGCTGTCGGCATCCGACGGCCGCGAGCTGCCGCCGGCGCTGCTCGCCAAGTGGCCGGCGATCGAGCGCGGCCAGCGCCGCGGCGGTGCCGTGATCGCGCCCGACAAGGAGTGGATCGTCCCGCTCGAGCCGGAGACGCCGGCCTACGGATGA
- a CDS encoding SDR family oxidoreductase, giving the protein MADLFSMKNRIVLLTGASRGLGRDMALTLGAAGATVLCAGRTVKQLQATAKAIQKKGGKAEVVPLDVTDEAAVREQVASIVARHRRIDVLVNNAGVLSREPIVDLSTESFRRTVETDLIAPFVLSREVGRHMLKRRYGRIVNIASVLAIIARAQVSGYVSAKHGIVGLTKSLATEFGPDVTANAICPGYIRTEINVGLQQNPEFNQMLERRTAAHRWGKPEDLRGALLLLASEAGAYITGQTLVVDGGLSVVLA; this is encoded by the coding sequence ATGGCAGACCTGTTTTCGATGAAGAACCGCATCGTTCTGCTGACCGGTGCGTCGCGCGGCCTGGGCCGCGACATGGCCCTCACGCTCGGCGCCGCGGGGGCAACGGTGCTGTGCGCCGGCCGGACCGTGAAGCAGCTTCAGGCGACGGCCAAGGCCATCCAGAAGAAGGGCGGCAAGGCGGAGGTCGTGCCGCTCGACGTCACCGATGAGGCCGCGGTGCGCGAGCAGGTTGCATCGATCGTCGCCCGGCACCGCCGCATCGACGTGCTGGTCAACAACGCCGGCGTGCTGAGCCGCGAGCCGATCGTCGATCTCTCCACCGAGTCGTTCCGCCGCACCGTCGAGACCGACCTGATCGCGCCCTTCGTGCTCAGCCGCGAGGTCGGCCGTCACATGCTGAAGCGGAGGTACGGCCGCATCGTCAACATCGCCTCGGTGCTGGCGATCATCGCCCGCGCCCAGGTCTCGGGCTATGTCTCGGCCAAGCACGGCATCGTCGGCCTGACCAAGAGTCTCGCCACCGAGTTCGGGCCTGACGTCACCGCCAATGCCATCTGCCCGGGCTACATCCGCACCGAGATCAACGTCGGCCTGCAGCAGAACCCGGAGTTCAACCAGATGCTCGAGCGGCGCACCGCCGCGCATCGCTGGGGCAAGCCGGAGGATCTGCGCGGCGCGCTGCTGCTGCTCGCCTCCGAGGCCGGCGCCTACATCACCGGCCAGACGCTGGTGGTCGATGGCGGCCTGAGCGTCGTGCTGGCCTGA
- a CDS encoding SDR family oxidoreductase: MAKVAIVTGSATGLGAACAVDLAARGWNVAINYTKSKKEADETHAAVKAKGVDAILVQADMGQDADCRKLAAETLKKWGRIDGLINNAGTTKFQSQGDLEGVTPEDFDRILRVNVTGPYMMSRAVWPTMKKQWDDRGDRGSIVNISSIAGVMGVGTSIPYAASKGALNTLTLSLARWFGPAVRVNTVCPGFIQTRWLLGALGKDDYEKLKAAQEQTTPLRQAGTPEQMAEAAIFFLTSASNITGEFLIVDAGTHLGGLPMKGR, encoded by the coding sequence ATGGCCAAGGTGGCAATCGTGACCGGCTCGGCGACGGGACTGGGCGCGGCCTGCGCCGTCGATCTCGCGGCGCGCGGCTGGAACGTCGCGATCAACTACACCAAGAGCAAGAAAGAAGCCGACGAGACCCACGCCGCCGTCAAGGCCAAGGGCGTCGACGCCATCCTGGTGCAGGCCGATATGGGCCAGGACGCCGATTGCCGCAAACTCGCCGCCGAGACCCTGAAGAAGTGGGGTCGCATCGACGGGCTGATCAACAACGCCGGCACCACCAAGTTCCAGAGCCAGGGCGACCTCGAGGGCGTGACGCCGGAGGATTTCGACCGCATCCTGCGGGTCAACGTCACCGGCCCGTACATGATGAGCCGCGCCGTGTGGCCGACCATGAAGAAGCAATGGGACGACAGGGGCGACCGCGGCTCGATCGTCAACATCTCCTCGATCGCGGGCGTCATGGGCGTCGGCACCTCGATCCCCTATGCCGCGTCGAAGGGCGCGCTGAACACGCTCACCCTGTCGCTGGCGCGCTGGTTCGGCCCGGCGGTCCGGGTCAACACGGTGTGCCCGGGCTTCATCCAGACGCGCTGGCTGCTCGGCGCGCTCGGCAAGGACGACTACGAGAAGCTCAAGGCGGCGCAGGAGCAGACCACACCGCTGCGCCAGGCCGGCACGCCCGAGCAGATGGCGGAAGCGGCGATCTTCTTCCTCACGAGCGCGTCGAACATCACCGGCGAGTTCCTGATCGTCGACGCCGGCACCCATCTCGGCGGCCTGCCGATGAAGGGGCGGTAG
- a CDS encoding helix-turn-helix transcriptional regulator, giving the protein MKLDDAAARLEALGNPTRLRIYRTLVRAGAEGLSVGRLQAKLDIAASTLSHHLKSLVVVDLVTQTREGTTLVCHANYDSMHDLLGYMAEECCAEGTCPPVALPKVA; this is encoded by the coding sequence ATGAAGCTCGACGATGCCGCCGCCCGCCTAGAGGCCTTGGGTAATCCGACCCGGCTCAGGATCTACCGCACGCTGGTACGCGCTGGGGCGGAAGGGCTTTCGGTCGGCCGTCTCCAGGCCAAGCTCGACATCGCGGCGTCGACGCTGTCGCATCATTTGAAGAGCTTGGTGGTGGTCGATCTGGTCACGCAGACGCGCGAAGGCACCACGCTGGTCTGCCACGCCAACTACGATTCCATGCACGACCTGCTGGGCTACATGGCCGAGGAGTGTTGCGCCGAGGGGACCTGCCCGCCGGTCGCGCTGCCCAAAGTGGCGTGA
- a CDS encoding sulfite exporter TauE/SafE family protein, whose product MTAEQVLVALAAFLVAGVAKGAVGMGLPPIAIGLMTLAVPLGDALALVVLPTITTNLFQALYGGRFVTLLRRFGTMAAAAIAGVIGVAVILGQLGAPAMIGWLGLLLVLYAGLALVAWRPTVPRDAEAWANPLVGIASGAVAGLTGIAAMPFLPYMQSLQIARDELVQGLGIMFIFIMGALAVALAQQNVLTAVNSLGSAAAIAPTFLGVWLGQKLRRRFSPEMFRRVFLFGLLAIGLHMSTRLL is encoded by the coding sequence ATGACGGCGGAGCAGGTCCTGGTCGCCCTGGCCGCCTTCCTCGTCGCCGGGGTCGCCAAGGGCGCGGTCGGCATGGGCCTGCCGCCAATCGCCATCGGGCTCATGACCTTGGCCGTGCCGCTCGGCGACGCCCTGGCGCTCGTCGTCCTGCCGACCATCACGACCAACCTCTTCCAGGCCCTCTACGGGGGGCGCTTCGTGACGCTGCTGCGCCGCTTCGGAACGATGGCGGCGGCCGCCATCGCCGGCGTGATCGGCGTCGCGGTGATCCTTGGCCAGCTCGGCGCACCGGCCATGATCGGCTGGCTCGGCCTGCTGCTCGTGCTCTATGCCGGGCTGGCGCTGGTGGCCTGGAGGCCGACCGTGCCGCGCGATGCCGAAGCGTGGGCCAACCCGCTGGTCGGCATCGCCAGCGGCGCGGTCGCCGGGCTGACCGGTATCGCCGCCATGCCGTTCCTGCCTTACATGCAATCGCTGCAGATCGCGCGCGACGAGCTGGTGCAGGGCCTCGGCATCATGTTCATCTTCATCATGGGCGCGCTCGCCGTGGCGCTGGCGCAGCAGAACGTGCTGACCGCCGTCAACTCCCTGGGCAGCGCTGCCGCCATAGCGCCGACCTTCCTGGGTGTGTGGCTCGGCCAGAAGCTGCGTCGCCGCTTCTCGCCGGAGATGTTCCGCAGGGTCTTCCTGTTCGGCCTGCTGGCGATCGGGCTGCACATGTCGACGCGCCTGCTGTAA
- a CDS encoding 2-hydroxychromene-2-carboxylate isomerase: MTGVVDFHFDFASPYGFLTAMKVDAVLPRDRVRWRPFLLGAVYKSVGQSPLEHPLKRRYVIEIDVPRLARREGLTIKVPAGFPEHSLPAARAFYWIEARASEKAPDFAKAAYRKFWLDGRSTADPEVALEAAAMLGFERAEVREGLQDEAVKQRLVAENEHALARGVFGSPFFMVDGEPFWGSEWLVDVVERLVA; encoded by the coding sequence ATGACGGGCGTAGTCGACTTCCATTTCGACTTCGCCTCGCCCTATGGCTTCCTGACGGCAATGAAGGTCGATGCCGTTCTCCCGCGCGACCGCGTCAGGTGGCGGCCGTTCCTGCTCGGCGCCGTCTACAAGAGCGTCGGCCAGTCGCCGCTCGAGCACCCTCTGAAGCGGCGCTACGTGATCGAGATCGACGTACCGCGCCTCGCGCGACGCGAAGGCCTGACGATCAAGGTGCCGGCCGGCTTCCCCGAGCATTCGCTTCCCGCGGCGCGCGCCTTCTACTGGATCGAAGCGAGGGCGTCCGAGAAGGCGCCGGACTTCGCCAAGGCCGCCTACCGGAAATTCTGGCTCGACGGGCGCAGCACCGCCGATCCCGAGGTTGCCCTCGAGGCCGCCGCCATGCTGGGGTTCGAACGCGCAGAGGTGCGGGAAGGGCTGCAGGACGAGGCGGTGAAGCAGAGGTTGGTCGCGGAAAACGAGCACGCGCTCGCCAGGGGCGTGTTCGGCTCGCCGTTCTTCATGGTCGATGGTGAGCCGTTCTGGGGCAGCGAGTGGCTGGTCGATGTCGTGGAGCGGCTTGTCGCCTGA
- a CDS encoding dual specificity protein phosphatase family protein, with translation MPLPTHRLTICGIPELAQHCGAGVSHVLSIIDTHEPRPSALDGYVEVDHELIRFDDVVAEYPGFEACTPSHIEKVLAFGERVHLRPSGHVLVHCHAGVSRSTAAAAILMAQHAPGEEEAAFLRLLKLRKHGWPNTRMVEFADRLLGRDGALMRGLVAYRRALLQEKPHLSEIIRNIGRGHELPR, from the coding sequence ATGCCCCTGCCGACCCATCGCCTGACGATCTGCGGCATTCCCGAGCTCGCCCAGCACTGCGGCGCGGGCGTGAGCCATGTGCTGTCGATCATCGACACCCACGAACCGCGGCCGTCGGCGCTCGACGGCTACGTCGAGGTCGATCATGAACTGATCCGCTTCGACGACGTGGTGGCGGAGTATCCCGGCTTCGAGGCCTGCACGCCGTCACACATCGAGAAGGTGCTGGCGTTCGGCGAGCGCGTGCATCTCCGGCCCAGCGGCCACGTGCTTGTCCATTGCCATGCCGGCGTGTCGCGCTCGACGGCGGCCGCCGCCATCCTGATGGCGCAGCATGCGCCCGGCGAGGAGGAAGCGGCCTTCCTCAGGCTCCTGAAGCTGCGCAAGCACGGGTGGCCCAACACGCGCATGGTCGAGTTCGCCGATCGGCTGCTGGGGCGCGACGGCGCGCTGATGCGCGGCCTCGTCGCCTATCGCCGCGCGCTCCTGCAGGAGAAACCGCATCTCAGCGAGATCATCCGCAACATCGGCCGCGGCCACGAGTTGCCGCGCTGA